Within the Streptomyces sp. YIM 121038 genome, the region CGATCGTCACCGTGCGCTCGCGCATGCCGGGGAAGGAGGCGAGCGGGACGTGGCCGCCCGCGTCGAAGACCAGGTGTTCGTACACCTCGTCGGTGACGACGATCAGATCGCGCTCCACGGCGAGCTTCGCGATCTCGGCGAGCTCCGCGCGGGTGAGGACGGTGCCGGTCGGGTTGTGCGGGGTGTTGAGCAGGAGCAGCCGGGTGCGCGGGGTGACGGCGTCCCGCAGCTCGTCGAGGTCGAGGCTGAAGCGCCCGTCCCCGGGGCGCAGCGTCACCGGCACCCGGGAGCCGCCCGCGAGGGCGATCGAGGCGGCGTACGAGTCGTAGTACGGCTCCAGGGCGATGACCTCGTCGCCCGGCTCGACCAGGGCGAGCAGCGAGGCGGCGATGGCCTCGGTGGCGCCCGCGGTGACGAGGACCTCGCGGTCGGGGTCGTAGGACAGGCCGTAGTGGCGCTCCTGGTGGGCGGCGATCGCGGTGCGCAGCTCGGGGACGCCGGGGCCCGGCGGGTACTGGTTGCCGCGGCCGTCGCGCAGGGCGCGCACCGCGGCCTCGCGCACCTGCTCGGGGCCGTCCGTGTCCGGGAAGCCCTGGCCCAGGTTGATCGCCCCGGTCCGCAGCGCGAGCGCGGACATCTCGGCGAAGATCGTCGTACCGAATTCCGCGAGGCGGCGGTTGAGCAGCGGGCGGCCGTCGCGGGAGGCACCGGGAGATGACGTCATGGCTGTCATCCTCCGCCGAACCTCTGGACTTCCTCAACTCTGCTTTGGCGGCGGTCGGCCGGGGGCATCCCCTTGTCACGCAACGACGCGGGACCACATCCGCACAGCGGCGCCGGTTCGGGGGAACGGTCCGGGGCCGTCTCGGGGGAAAGGAAGTGAAGGATGGGGGCGATGGTTGTGGCCTTGTTCTTCATCGGCTGGTTCGTAGTGATCGGGCTGCTCGTGCACGTGAGCAGGAACGGCCGCAGACGCGCCAGGTCGGGGGGCCGCAGTTGGTGGGCGGGGTCCAGCTCCAGTAGCGGGACCGCGACCTACGACGGCGGTGGTTCGTCCTGTGGCGGAGGCTCTTCCTGTGGCGGCGGCTCGTCCTGCGGCGGCGGTTCGTCCTGCGGTGGCGGGGGCGGAGGTTGCGGCGGCGGAGGCAGCTGACACGGGGCAGCTGGTCCACTGGGCCGAGCGCCCGGCGGGAGGCAACTCCCGCCGGGCGCTTCGTCGTTGCCGGACCGATCGGCGTCCATAGGATGCCAT harbors:
- a CDS encoding pyridoxal phosphate-dependent aminotransferase; its protein translation is MTAMTSSPGASRDGRPLLNRRLAEFGTTIFAEMSALALRTGAINLGQGFPDTDGPEQVREAAVRALRDGRGNQYPPGPGVPELRTAIAAHQERHYGLSYDPDREVLVTAGATEAIAASLLALVEPGDEVIALEPYYDSYAASIALAGGSRVPVTLRPGDGRFSLDLDELRDAVTPRTRLLLLNTPHNPTGTVLTRAELAEIAKLAVERDLIVVTDEVYEHLVFDAGGHVPLASFPGMRERTVTIGSAGKTFSFTGWKVGWVTAAPDLVTAVRSAKQFLTFVSSGPFQYAVAEALALPDAYFASFLDDMRAKRDLLASGLTAAGFEVYRPAGTYFVTTDIRPLGESDGFAFCRALPERAGVVAIPNAVFYDHRDQGAPFVRFAFCKQTPVLEEAVARLKSL